A DNA window from Parus major isolate Abel chromosome 9, Parus_major1.1, whole genome shotgun sequence contains the following coding sequences:
- the TUBA3C gene encoding tubulin alpha-3C chain, whose protein sequence is MRECISIHVGQAGVQIGNACWELYCLEHGIQPDGQVPSDNTMGRGDDSFNTFFSETGAGKHVPRAVFVDLEPTVVDEVRTGTYRQLFHPEQLITGKEDAANNYARGHYTIGKEIVDLVLDRIRKLADLCTGLQGFLIFHSFGGGTGSGFASLLMERLSVDYGKKSKLEFAIYPAPQVSTAVVEPYNSILTTHTTLEHSDCAFMVDNEAIYDICRRNLDIGRPTYTNLNRLIGQIVSSITASLRFDGALNVDLTEFQTNLVPYPRIHFPLVTYAPIISAEKAYHEQLSVAEITHACFEPANQMVKCDPRHGKYMACCMLYRGDVVPKDVNAAIATIKTKRTIQFVDWCPTGFKVGINYQPPTVVPGADLAKVQRAVCMLSNTTAIAEAWARLDHKFDLMYTKRAFVHWYVGEGMEEGEFSEAREDLAALEKDYEEVGLDSVEAEAEEGDEY, encoded by the exons ATG CGTGAATGCATATCCATCCACGTTGGTCAGGCCGGTGTTCAGATTGGCAATGCGTGTTGGGAATTGTATTGTCTTGAACACGGGATCCAGCCTGATGGTCAAGTGCCTAGTGATAATACTATGGGACGTGGAGATGATTCATTTAACACTTTCTTCAGTGAGACGGGAGCTGGTAAACATGTTCCGAGAGCAGTGTTTGTAGACCTAGAGCCAACCGTAGTTG atgAAGTACGTACAGGCACGTATAGGCAGTTATTCCATCCTGAGCAGCTCATTACTGGGAAAGAGGATGCAGCCAATAATTATGCCAGAGGCCATTATACcattggaaaagaaattgttGATCTAGTGCTAGACCGCATTCGCAAACTG GCTGACCTGTGCACAGGGCTGCAAGGCTTCCTTATCTTTCATAGTTTTGGAGGAGGCACTGGTTCAGGGTTTGCATCACTGCTCATGGAAAGGCTGTCTGTTGACTATGGCAAGAAATCTAAACTGGAGTTCGCGATTTATCCAGCACCACAAGTTTCCACTGCTGTAGTGGAGCCCTACAACTCAATTCTAACTACCCACACAACATTAGAGCATTCAGACTGTGCCTTTATGGTAGATAATGAAGCCATTTATGATATATGTCGTCGTAATCTGGATATTGGCCGTCCTACTTACACCAATTTAAACCGATTAATTGGGCAAATCGTTTCATCCATCACAGCCTCACTGCGTTTTGATGGAGCCCTCAATGTAGACCTGACAGAATTTCAAACTAACCTGGTTCCATACCCACGAATCCATTTCCCCTTGGTAACATATGCCCCTATCATCTCTGCTGAAAAAGCATATCATGAGCAGTTATCTGTGGCTGAAATTACCCACGCTTGCTTTGAACCAGCCAACCAGATGGTCAAATGCGACCCTCGCCATGGCAAGTACATGGCCTGCTGCATGCTGTACAGAGGCGATGTTGTACCCAAAGATGTCAATGCAGCCATTGCCACTATCAAGACTAAACGTACCATTCAGTTTGTGGATTGGTGCCCAACTGGATTCAAG GTGGGCATTAACTACCAGCCTCCAACTGTGGTGCCAGGTGCTGATCTTGCCAAGGTGCAGCGGGCTGTGTGTATGTTGAGTAACACAACTGCTATTGCAGAAGCTTGGGCTCGGCTCGACCACAAATTCGATCTCATGTATACTAAGCGTGCCTTTGTGCATTGGTATGttggggaggggatggaggaaGGTGAATTTTCCGAAGCCCGGGAAGACCTGGCTGCCCTTGAGAAAGATTATGAAGAAGTTGGCCTAGACTCAGTAGAAGCAGAGGCTGAAGAAGGAGATGAATATTGA